The proteins below are encoded in one region of Carcharodon carcharias isolate sCarCar2 chromosome 2, sCarCar2.pri, whole genome shotgun sequence:
- the LOC121289781 gene encoding extracellular calcium-sensing receptor-like — protein sequence MIFAIQEINKDKMLLPNIKLGYQIYDTCATHTQSLRSALASTSGEDEEISSHNCERFSSFPVIVGDSGSTQSMIIQRTLGPFRIPMVSYFASCDCLGHRNKFPAFFRTMPSDAHQAQGVARLVQRFGWTWVGSIAGDDDYGHSAIQAFSDEVRKHGVCIAFTEVLPKVYSRGKILQITETIKTSTARVIVMFAIEGDAYPLITEVVKQNITGRQWIASEAWVTSALIATKENFPSLSGTIGFAIHRAEIPGLRSFLLQAHPFKTPNNLFVKGLWEAMFKCSLGTSGTMKGINTSIITHERCTGSEDLNNTYSIYSDVSELRVSYNVYKAIYAIAHALHNLNSCKNGTGSLPNNTCANIFNFKPWQLLHYLKEVRYTTKLGEEIYFDENGDPLASYDIINWHKNADGSVNYVQVGRFDAALGLGHDLLINERNIIWHNNQVMVPQSVCTGSCPPGTRKAVLKGQPLCCSDCLPCPDGEISNDTDSLNCIPCALEDWPNPQRNECLPKEIEFLSFKEAMGITLTTMSLLGTASTVSVAGVLWYYRKTPIVRANNSELSFLLLFSLMLCFLCSLTFIGQPSVWSCMLRHTLFGVSLVLCISCVLAKTLVVLMAFKATFPNNNLMKWFGTLQQIFSVLLCTLVQVVICVVWLLVSSPFPVKQIKYYKEKIIFECDLGSVIAFCCVLGYIGFLSCMSFFLAFLARKLPDNFNEAKFITFSMLIFCAVWLTFIPAYVSSPGKYTVAVEIFAILASSFGLLICIFAPKCYIILLKPERNTKKHLMNKTG from the exons ATGATTTTCGCGATTCAGGAAATAAACAAAGACAAAATGCTTCTTCCAAATATAAAACTGGGTTATCAGATTTATGATACCTGTGCGACACACACCCAGTCTCTCAGATCAGCCTTAGCATCTACGAGTGGAGAGGATGAAGAAATATCCAGTCATAACTGTGAGAGATTCTCCTCCTTTCCTGTAATTGTTGGAGACTCAGGATCAACACAGTCCATGATTATACAAAGAACACTGGGCCCTTTCAGAATTCCAATG GTCAGCTACTTTGCTTCCTGTGACTGTTTAGGTCACAGGAATAAGTTCCCGGCCTTTTTCAGGACAATGCCAAGTGATGCTCACCAGGCTCAAGGTGTCGCTCGACTGGTGCAGCGGTTCGGCTGGACCTGGGTTGGCTCAATCGCAGGTGATGATGACTATGGCCATAGTGCAATTCAAGCATTCAGTGATGAAGTCAGGAAACATGGTGTCTGCATCGCTTTTACTGAAGTCCTTCCAAAAGTGTACTCCAGGGGAAAGATACTTCAAATAACTGAAACCATTAAGACATCTACAGCAAGGGTCATTGTCATGTTTGCCATTGAGGGAGATGCATACCCTTTAATCACAGAAGTTGTAAAGCAAAATATCACTGGTAGACAATGGATAGCGAGTGAGGCCTGGGTTACATCTGCTTTGATTGCAACCAAAGAAAATTTCCCATCTTTGAGCGGGACAATAGGATTTGCAATTCACAGAGCAGAGATTCCAGGCCTGAGAAGTTTCCTTCTTCAAGCCCATCCTTTCAAAACTCCAAATAATCTCTTTGTAAAAGGATTGTGGGAAGCAATGTTTAAATGTTCTCTTGGGACATCAGGTACCATGAAAGGAATTAACACATCAATAATCACTCATGAGCGATGTACAGGTTCAGAGGATTTAAACAATACGTACAGCATATATTCAGATGTGTCTGAACTGAGAGTTTCTTATAATGTGTATAAAGCCATATATGCAATAGCTCAtgcccttcacaatctgaacTCTTGCAAAAATGGCACTGGGTCACTGCCAAACAACACCTGTGCCAATATTTTCAACTTCAAACCATGGCAG ctcctccATTACCTGAAAGAAGTGAGATACACCACTAAATTAGGGGAGGAGATCTATTTCGATGAGAATGGGGATCCGCTCGCATCTTACGATATAATCAACTGGCACAAAAACGCAGATGGTTCTGTTAATTATGTTCAAGTCGGCAGGTTTGATGCTGCTTTAGGTTTGGGGCACGATCTTCTGATAAATGAAAGAAATATTATTTGGCACAATAATCAAGTGATG GTCCCCCAGTCAGTGTGCACAGGAAGTTGTCCTCCTGGCACGAGGAAAGCAGTTCTAAAAGGACAACCACTTTGCTGTTCTGATTGTTTGCCATGCCCTGATGGTGAAATCAGTAATGACACAG ATTCACTAAACTGTATCCCATGTGCGCTGGAAGACTGGCCCAATCCACAAAGGAATGAATGCCTCCCTAAAGAAATTGAGTTCCTCTCATTTAAAGAGGCGATGGGAATCACCCTGACGACTATGTCCTTGCTTGGAACGGCCAGCACAGTGTCTGTTGCAGGGGTCCTCTGGTATTACAGGAAGACTCCGATCGTTCGAGCCAACAATTCCGAACTCAGTTTCCTTCTTCTGTTCTCATTGATGTTGTGTTTCCTGTGCTCGTTGACCTTTATTGGCCAACCATCAGTGTGGTCCTGCATGCTGAGGCACACACTGTTTGGGGTCAGTCTTGTTCTCTGCATCTCGTGTGTGCTGGCCAAAACCCTGGTTGTACTGATGGCGTTTAAAGCCACATTTCCTAACAATAACTTGATGAAATGGtttgggactctgcagcaaatctTCAGCGTCCTTCTCTGCACGCTTGTCCAAGTTGTGATCTGTGTTGTCTGGCTTCTTGTGTCCTCACCATTTCCAGTAAAGCAGATCAAATATTACAAAGAGAAGATTATTTTTGAGTGTGATTTGGGCTCAGTGATAGCATTCTGCTGTGTGCTGGGTTATATCGGCTTTCTGTCCTGCATGAGCTTTTTTCTTGCATTCTTAGCTCGAAAGCTGCCAGATAATTTCAATGAGGCCAAGTTCATCACCTTTAGCATGCTGATTTTCTGTGCAGTTTGGTTGACCTTTATCCCAGCCTATGTCAGTTCTCCTGGGAAATATACCGTGGCTGTTGAGATCTTTGCCATTTTGGCATCGAGCTTTGGTCTGCTTATCTGCATATTTGCTCCAAAATGTTATATAATTCTATTAAAACCAGAAAGAAACACTAAGAAGCATCTTATGAATAAAACAGGTTAG